The Candidatus Binatia bacterium DNA segment CCGGGCGGGAGCCATTTTGTATGCGATCCCAACCAGCGGCCGGTGAAGGCGCCGAGATGGTAGAGCGTCGCCGGCACCCCCCAACGCAATGCCACCGCCGCCGCGGAGCGGCCGGTGTGGTCGGACCAGAAACGCAGATCGTTGCGAGCTTCTCGAGCAGAAGCACGCCAGCCCTGCATCAAGGTGAATCCATCGGCCTGCCCGAGTTCTTCTGCCATCGCACGCCAGTGGTCGAAGTTCCGCCTCAGATTGACCCAGGCGGAGTACGAATGCGAGTGCCGGAGGATCGAGTCCCGCACCAAGACCGTGCGCCAACCCGCCTCCAGGGCGTCGCGTGCCCAGGCTCGATCCTCGGCGAACGACACGTCGGGAAACGGTCGATGGAGTAGATCCTCTCGACGGTACGCCGCTCCGTTGTTGGACAGCGAGCACTGGCCGTCCGGGTTTGCCGCGTAGTCCGGATTGCCACGCGCCGATTGAATCGCGGAAACGCCCGGACGAAACGGCGGATGCTCGGTCAACATTCGCCATTCCATCGGATGACACTCGGGCCGCGGGACATGGCGACTCCACGTCGCGGCACACAGGGGATCTTCCTCGAGCGGCCCGATGAGCCGGCCGAGCCAGTGCTCGTCGGCAGGAGCTGCATCCTGCGTGAGGAACGCGACCACGTCTCCCTTCGCCTCACGTGCAGCCAGGTTCCTCGTACGCCCGTGGCCAAACTCATCAGGAGAGATCTGCACGACATGTGCGCCGTGCCTCGAGAGGACGCCCAGGGTCTCGTCGGTCGAGCCGGAATCCACAGCCAGGATTTCAACCAGTTCAAAGGGGCCCTTCTGCGCACGAACGGCACGGAGGGACTCCTCGATGCACGACCCGCCGTTTTTCGTGACGTACGCGACCGTCACCCGAGTCGGCGCGAGTGGCGCCGTTCGCCCTCGGCTCGAGATCACCTGCGCGAACGCGCCCTCGAGGATCGTGGCGGCCTCCGCCACAGTGGGCACACCCGTCACAGGCGACGACAAGGCCGCCCGCAGCTCGGGATCCGCTCGCAAGCGCGCGAGCGCCGACACGAGTGCCGCGACGGAGCCCGGTTCGACGAGCAGTGCGTCCTCGCCGTCGCGCAACCAGTCTGCCGGACCACCGGTCTTCGGCGCCACGACCGCAAGCCCTGCCACGCGCGCCTCTCGAACGACGCGCGACCACGATTCGTCGCACCGCGAAGGGAGCACCAGGACGTCGGCTCGGCCCAACACGCCTGCCAGCTCCGAGGGTGGGAACGCCCCGCGCCAATGCACCGCCCGATTGGCGGTCCGGTCTCGAAGCTTTTGCGCCCACGTGTCCCCCACGGTCACGTCCTCGCCGTGCACCGTGAGCTCGAAGTCGGCTTCCGACAGACGGTCGAACGCGTCGATCAATACGTCGAGTCCCTTGTGCGGCATCAACGTGCCCGCGAAGAGCAATCGAAGCGGTGTCCCGTCGTCACGCCGTTCGCGCGGCTCGACGGGCGGCCTCTGGGAAATACCCGGCTCGACGATCTCGATCCGGCCGCGAAGGAACGGAAACTCCTCTTCGTACCGAGCGCGAAGCGAGGGCGACGGCGCCGTGATTTTCTCCACGCGATCGAGCCGTCTCGCCATGGCATCGAACCGCTGTCGCACCAGATCGCCCACACCGTGCTCCGCGAGACAGCCGACACAGCGGAGGCCGGCGTCCGGGCCAGGACAACGTTCGCCCTGCGCGTCGATCAAGAAGAGGCGGTGACAGAGAAAGTACGCGTCATGCAGAGAGAGAACGACCGGGATCCCAGCCTCGCGGGCCACATCGAGCAGCCGCGTCGAGAGCGAGACGAGGTGCTGAACATGCAAGACGTCGGGACGGACGTCCTCGAGGAAACGGCGAAACGAGCGGTCGAGGAAGTCGCCTTCATAGTACTCGGAGAATGAGCTCCGCGCCCCGTCCCGCACGACGACGCGGCGCACGCTCACACCGCCGACCGTCTCGTCCCGGGTCGCGCCCTCTTCCCCGTCGCCGATCGGATCCCGACAGAACACGAAGAGCGAATGGCGACGTGCCGCGAGCGCCTCGGCTTGCTCGGAGGCTACACGTTCGACGCCGCCGCAACCTGCGGGCGGGTAGCCGTGCACCGCGACCGCGATCCGCACGCCACTGGGCCTATGGAAAAACAGGCGCGTGCACAATCGCCTCGAGCTCATCGACGAGCCCGGAGAACGAAGCGGCGCCGTGCGCCCGGCCGATGGCCTCGGCCGAGAAGCACTGCCCGTTCCGCACGTCCTCGAGAGCCGCCGCCAGGGCGTCCACGTCGCCCGGCGCGACCAGGCGCCCGGTTTCGCCTTCCACGACGGCTTCGGCGAGCCCCCCGACGCGCGTGGTCACCACGGGCCGACCATAGGCGTACGCGAGCGGGACAACTGCCGATTGCGTGCCCGAAACATAGGGCAGGACCGCGATCGTGGCCGCGCCGAAGTACTCGTCGACCTCGGCGGCCGCAACGAATCGATCGTCGATCCGCACGCGATCTCCGAGACCGGCCTTGGAGATCAGCGCGTCGCTCGGCCCGCGATCGACGTACCACTCCCCGGCGAGGACCGCGCGCCACGGCGGCCCGTCCGCGGGAAGCCGCGCCAGCGCCTCCAACAGAACCTCGACGCCCTTGTACCGCCGAACGTGGCCGAAAAAGAGGAACACGATCTCACCTTGCGAGAATCCCAACCGCGCGCGCGCCTCGGAGGCATCGACGCGCGAAACCTCGCTCGGCGTCGGCATCGGGACACGCCGCACCCCCGCCCGAACCCCCAGTGCCCGGAGCGCCTCTGCCTCTGCCTCGGCGTGCACGAGGCAGAGATCACCGTCGTGTAGCCCGAACCGAAGCAGCGGCCCCCAGGGCACACCATCTTCGTGGGGCCGGGCGTTGTGCACCATCCACGCGACCCGCGCCCGGCCGCGGAGCCGACGAGCGATCACCGCAAGGGGCGGCGCGAAGAACGGGTGCCAACGTTGCAGCAGGACGAGGTCCGGCTCGAACGCGGCGGCCTCTGCAGCGGCGCGATACCAGGTCCACGGCGCCAACGAGTCGATCGGCGACGACACGCCGTGCGACGTTTCCGGCGGAGCGGCGCCGGGATCGAGCTGCGTGCGACCCGGAAAGAGTATGTCCGGATACTGTCGTCGGTAGGACAGCACGCGCACATCGTGATTGCGCGAGCGCGCCTCCCGGAGGATCCCCGTCGTGTGTTGCGCGATCCCTCCGCGAAGCGGGTGAACCGGGCCGACGATCGCGATGCGACTCATGTCGTCTGCGCCGGGACCCGACGTGCGACGGCCACGACGGTGCCCAGCAGCAGCCCCGTCACGATGCCGTCGACCGCGTCGCGCAAGAAGTAGTGCACGAAGTCGTGGGCGAAGAGCCCCGCAACCGCGAACGCCGCACCGACGCCGACGCCGTACCACTCCGCCGGGACGGCACTGAGGCGCCGCACACCGGACCACAGCGGCACGAAGAAGAAGACGAGGAGGAAGCCCACTCCGATGACGCCCAACTCGGTGGCGACATGGAGCGGCAACGAATGGGCATGGCCGCGGAACCAATACCGGCTGACATCGAGAGAAGCCTGCCCTACCAGGAGCGACCAGTTTCCGGCACCGAAGCCGAGCCACGGTCGTTCGGCAATCCGGTCGGCTGCGAAGCCGAAGACCTCCGCGCGGGGGCCCAACCCGCCGTGGAGTTCAAACGCCGCCACGGCCACTCCGACCGACAAACCAAGGGCGAGAACGATGCCGGCCGTCGTCTTGCGCCGAGCCCCCGCACTCATGTGGCGACCCGCGAGCATCCAGGCGCCCACGAGCGCGAGCCCACCCACCAGGGTCGCAAAGCTCCCCATCGAGCCGGTCCCCCAGACACCGGCAGCCGCGACGACGACGCCGGCGAGGCAGAACCACGGGAGGACGCCACCCAGCCCGGCGCCCCCGAGGAACAACCCGATCTGCTCGACGTACTCGCCCAGCCGGTTCGGATGCCAGAACAGGGCACGGCCCCGGACTTCGCCGGTCGCACGACGAACGATGACCCGGTAGTTCAGCTCGTGGGTATCCCCGAGCGGGTGGACGAGTTGGAAGCGCTCCGCCGCCCCCCAGGCAGCGTGCGGGATCATCGAGACCAGGGCGCCTCCGACGAGCAGGCGGGGATCGCGTGTCGAGTCCGCGGCAGCGAGCCACGCAGCGAGCACCACAATCAGCCACTTTGCGAGGAGCCCCCCGACGAACGCCGGCTGCTGCGCCCACAACGCCGAGAGGAGAATCCAAGCAGGAAGGCCCGCGGTCGCCAGAGCGAACACGGCCTCGCCACGCAGGACCCGAAGGATCGCGTCCGCCCGCCCCAGCACGGCACCGCAAAGGACGAGCGTCGCGAGATGTACCGCGGGGAAGAACTCGATGCGCAGCGGCGCCAGGGCCAGGACCGCAAGCAACGCCCAGGTCGAAGCCCACCGGCCCAGAACGATCCCGAGAACGACGACGGCGGCACCGCCGCCGAAGAGAATGGCCTGGTCCGCGGTCATCCGTCCGCGGAGAACGGTTCCCACGGCTCGCCGCGCAGGATCGACACGATCCGCTCCGAGGCACGGCCGTCTCCGTACGGGTTCACCGCGCGCGCCATCTTCGCGTGCGCGTCGTCATCCTCGAGGAGCCGATCGGCCGCCGTGACGATCGCCTCTTCGTCGGTGCCCACCAACTGCACGGCGCCCGCCGCGACGGCTTCCGGACGTTCGGTGATCTTGCGCAAGACGATCGCGGGAATACCGAGCGACGGTGCCTCTTCCTGCACGCCGCCCGAATCGCTCAGGATGAGATGGGCGCTCGACATCAACTCGACGAACTCCGGATACTCGAGCGGTTCGATCAGGTGGACCCGAGGAACGTCGCCGAGCACGTCCCGCATGACGCTCTGGACGTTCGGATTCGGGTGCACGGGGTACACGATGCACAGGTCGTCGTGCTTGCGCGCGATACGAGCGATCGCGCGCGCGATCCCGCGCATGCCTTCGCCGAAGCTCTCGCGCCGGTGCGCCGTGACGACGACGCGCCGCTGCCCCGGTTCGCAACCGGTGAACCCGGCGGCGCCCGCACTGCCGCTCGCCTTCGCCTGAATCTCGCGCAACGCATCCACGACGGTGTTGCCCGTGAGATGGAGTGTCTCTTCACTGAAGCCTTCGCGGAGCAGGTTCTCGCGCGAAGCTTCGGTCGGAACGAAGTGCGCGCCACTCACGCGGTCCGCGATGATCCGATTCAATTCCTCGGGAAACGGATGGGCCAGGTCGTGCGTGCGAAGCCCCGCCTCGATGTGCGCCACAGGCACCTGTCGGTAGAACGCCGCCAGAGAAGCGACCATCGCGGTCGTCGTATCCCCTTGGACGAGGAGCCAGTCGGGCCTCACCTCGTCCAGGACCGTGTCGAGCGCCGTGAGGGCTCGCGCCGTGAGCCCCGCCAAGGTCTGGTCGGGGCGCATCAGGTCCAGGTCGTGGTCGGGCGTGATCTCGAAGCGACGCAGGACCTGGTCGAGCATGTGGCGATGCTGCGCCGTGGCGCAGACCTCGACCGAGCAACCGCGCCGGCGTGCCTCACCGACGACCGGCGCCATCTTGATCGCCTCGGGGCGAGTGCCGACGACCGCAAGAAGCCTCATCACTTCTCGTCGGGATGCCACTCTGTGGCCAAGCGCACAAGGCCCGCGTCGGCATCGTCTCCGGCAACCGCGAAATCGACCTCCACGGTGTCGTACAAACGAGTGGCGGTCTCATCGAGGGCGTGCGCGCGAAGCCGGTAGTTGCCTGCCGTGAGCGGGAGCCGGTCGAAGCGGATCCTGTATCGGAAACGGCCGTCACCAAGATTTTCGGGGACGGCGTCGCCCATGTCGCTCGACACGCCGAAGATGGGCGTGAGATCTTCTCGGGTGATCCCGACATGCAATTGCGGAACGCCACCCGGAGCCAGTATCTCGACGTCGACGTCGACCGTCGCATCGACGGGCAGCAGCCGCAATTCACGTCCTTTCTCGTCACGGATCCGAAGATCGACAACCTCGAAGGGTAAGCCCGCGGGCTGGCCGACCGCATGCTTCGTACCCGAGTCCCCCCCGCCCTCTTCTCCGCCCGCGACGGCAGCACCGACGGCTTCTCGGTAGTGACGTATCACCTCGCGGGAGTCTCCGATCTCCGCGACCCGCCCCCGGTCGAGCCAGAGAGTCCGCCCACAGAGACGTTGCACCTGGCCGAGATCGTGCGCGCACAGCACGAGACTCCCGCCCCGACCGAGGAAGGCCTCGAACCATTGACTGCACTTGCGCTGGAAGGCCTCGTCCCCAACCACGAGGACCTCGTCGGTGATCAGGACCTCCGGGTCGAGCAGGGTGATCGTTGCGAACGCCAGTCGAAGTCGCATGCCGTCGGAGTAGGTCCGGATCGGGCGGTCGAAGAACTCTCCGATCTCGGCGAAAGCCTCGACCTCTGCGATGCGCGCCCGAGCCTCCGTTCGCGACATGCCCGCCTGCAGCACCAGAAGGGTCTCCGCATTCTGGCGACCCGTCTCGAGTGCGTTGAAGCCAACGCCGAGGTCGAGCAGGCATGCGAGCCTGGCATGGACCTCGACGTGCCCAGTCGTCGGCCGCGCGGTGCCCGCGAGCAAGCGCAGCAAGCTCGACTTGCCGGCCCCGTTGCTTCCCACCACGCCGAGAGAGGCGCCCTGATCGAGAGAGAAGGAGACGTCTCGCACGGCCCAAAAAGAGTTCGGGCGATCTTCGGTCGCTCCCCCGCCGCGAAGTTGGGCGAGGAGCCGCCGAATCCGCGAAGGACCGAGCTCGTACCGCTTGCCGAGGTCCCGGGCCGCGAGGACGACAGGGGCTCGCCCCCCATCAACGGTTCGGCTCAGGGCTCTGGATTCCTGCCCCAGGTCTGCTCCCACCCTTGCGGGACCGGAACGGCCCGCAACGCGGCGATGAAGGCGTCGATGTTCATCGATGCGTCCAACTCCTCGGCAAGTTCGTCGACACGGCGGTGCTTGATGTCCCCCGCGAACTGCCTGGCAAGAGAGGCTTCGAGCGCGGGACGACATTGCTCGAACGATACGACCGCCGACTCACGACGGTCGAGCATTGCGTACACCACCTTCCCCTGCGGCGTATCGACCAGACCCGTTTGCTCTCCCGCTTTCAGCGCCGTGATCTCCTGTACCCCGGCGGCGCCTCCGAGATCGGCCTCTGTCATCCAACCGATCTCACCGTTGGGCAACTTGCTCTTCAGGTCGGACAGCTCCTCCGCGACCTCGCCCAGTGGGTCCCCCGCCGCCAACCGTTGCGCGATCTGATCCATGCGTCCGAGTGCGGCGGCGCGCTCGGCGTCGCCCGCCTTCGCGCCGATCACGACACCCACACGAGCGAGACGGAATGCCGCAGGCGCCGTGCAGAGTTTTTCCTTGGCGAGCGCGTAAAGCTGCTGGAGTTCCTCTTCGCTGGTCGCGTACTCCCGCGTTTCGAGGTCTTTTTGGTACTCGAGGCTGACGAATCGGCGCGCAACTGCTTTCGAGGCGGCCTGCAAACCGGGCCGACGCCGGTAGAGCCCGTTGCGGGACGCATCGGTCGCGAAGAGCAGGCCGGCGTACCACTTCACGGCAAAGATCCGCGCGGCGTTGTCGTCGGAATGGAGCGAAGCAAGTTGGGGGGGCGGCAGGAAGGAAAATTCGCGAGCGAGCGCCGGCCCAGTGTATTTGATCTCTCCAACCTGAACGACCGGGGACTCGTTCTTACCTTCCGCTGTGTCCTCTGCCCACGCCAGGAGGCTTGAGAACGAAACTAAGAAAACGACAAATTGAACGACGATTCTCATTGCGCGCTTCACCTGATCCCCCGTTTCCGCCGCGCCAAGCGGCACGACGATGAGGCTCGCATACCGTTTCCTCCACAGGAACGCCAGAACATGCAGCAAACGCCAATATTTCATCGCACGACCGGCACTGCAGTGACGATCGTGGCCCCGAAAAAGCCCGCCCTATGACGCTCTGGACGCGGTATGACTCTTGCGGGGGAAGCTCTCCGGGTGCCCCGTGTCGGTTGACGGCCCGCCCATCGCATCATAGAAATATAGTGAACGATCGTGGGGGGGCGGTCGCAGGCTCAGCGCGTGAGCTGCGCCTGCTTACGGAGGAGGTGGATTCATGAGAGAGACACCAATGAAGATGTTGATCGCGAGCGCGGTCGTCGCGACGCTGGCGATTCCCGCCTTGAGCGGGGCAATCGTGCTCAACGGGGTGAGTTGCGAGGACTTCACGATCACGGGCACGACGACCAACGGACAGCTGCCAAGCAACGGCCTGAACCTCGAAATTCATGACTGCGGCCCCGAAGGGGTCTCGCCGTTTGCCGGAGGTAACAATAGCTCCTGCGGCAATGGCGCAATCGACGGAGTCGAGCAGTGCGACGGCGCTCAGTTGAACGGACAGAGCTGCCAAAACCGCGGCTTCGACGGAGGCACGCTCCGCTGCAACAACGTCTGTT contains these protein-coding regions:
- a CDS encoding ABC transporter ATP-binding protein; translation: MRDVSFSLDQGASLGVVGSNGAGKSSLLRLLAGTARPTTGHVEVHARLACLLDLGVGFNALETGRQNAETLLVLQAGMSRTEARARIAEVEAFAEIGEFFDRPIRTYSDGMRLRLAFATITLLDPEVLITDEVLVVGDEAFQRKCSQWFEAFLGRGGSLVLCAHDLGQVQRLCGRTLWLDRGRVAEIGDSREVIRHYREAVGAAVAGGEEGGGDSGTKHAVGQPAGLPFEVVDLRIRDEKGRELRLLPVDATVDVDVEILAPGGVPQLHVGITREDLTPIFGVSSDMGDAVPENLGDGRFRYRIRFDRLPLTAGNYRLRAHALDETATRLYDTVEVDFAVAGDDADAGLVRLATEWHPDEK
- the wecB gene encoding UDP-N-acetylglucosamine 2-epimerase (non-hydrolyzing), translating into MRLLAVVGTRPEAIKMAPVVGEARRRGCSVEVCATAQHRHMLDQVLRRFEITPDHDLDLMRPDQTLAGLTARALTALDTVLDEVRPDWLLVQGDTTTAMVASLAAFYRQVPVAHIEAGLRTHDLAHPFPEELNRIIADRVSGAHFVPTEASRENLLREGFSEETLHLTGNTVVDALREIQAKASGSAGAAGFTGCEPGQRRVVVTAHRRESFGEGMRGIARAIARIARKHDDLCIVYPVHPNPNVQSVMRDVLGDVPRVHLIEPLEYPEFVELMSSAHLILSDSGGVQEEAPSLGIPAIVLRKITERPEAVAAGAVQLVGTDEEAIVTAADRLLEDDDAHAKMARAVNPYGDGRASERIVSILRGEPWEPFSADG
- a CDS encoding peptidylprolyl isomerase; the encoded protein is MKYWRLLHVLAFLWRKRYASLIVVPLGAAETGDQVKRAMRIVVQFVVFLVSFSSLLAWAEDTAEGKNESPVVQVGEIKYTGPALAREFSFLPPPQLASLHSDDNAARIFAVKWYAGLLFATDASRNGLYRRRPGLQAASKAVARRFVSLEYQKDLETREYATSEEELQQLYALAKEKLCTAPAAFRLARVGVVIGAKAGDAERAAALGRMDQIAQRLAAGDPLGEVAEELSDLKSKLPNGEIGWMTEADLGGAAGVQEITALKAGEQTGLVDTPQGKVVYAMLDRRESAVVSFEQCRPALEASLARQFAGDIKHRRVDELAEELDASMNIDAFIAALRAVPVPQGWEQTWGRNPEP
- a CDS encoding glycosyltransferase, which produces MRIAVAVHGYPPAGCGGVERVASEQAEALAARRHSLFVFCRDPIGDGEEGATRDETVGGVSVRRVVVRDGARSSFSEYYEGDFLDRSFRRFLEDVRPDVLHVQHLVSLSTRLLDVAREAGIPVVLSLHDAYFLCHRLFLIDAQGERCPGPDAGLRCVGCLAEHGVGDLVRQRFDAMARRLDRVEKITAPSPSLRARYEEEFPFLRGRIEIVEPGISQRPPVEPRERRDDGTPLRLLFAGTLMPHKGLDVLIDAFDRLSEADFELTVHGEDVTVGDTWAQKLRDRTANRAVHWRGAFPPSELAGVLGRADVLVLPSRCDESWSRVVREARVAGLAVVAPKTGGPADWLRDGEDALLVEPGSVAALVSALARLRADPELRAALSSPVTGVPTVAEAATILEGAFAQVISSRGRTAPLAPTRVTVAYVTKNGGSCIEESLRAVRAQKGPFELVEILAVDSGSTDETLGVLSRHGAHVVQISPDEFGHGRTRNLAAREAKGDVVAFLTQDAAPADEHWLGRLIGPLEEDPLCAATWSRHVPRPECHPMEWRMLTEHPPFRPGVSAIQSARGNPDYAANPDGQCSLSNNGAAYRREDLLHRPFPDVSFAEDRAWARDALEAGWRTVLVRDSILRHSHSYSAWVNLRRNFDHWRAMAEELGQADGFTLMQGWRASAREARNDLRFWSDHTGRSAAAVALRWGVPATLYHLGAFTGRWLGSHTKWLPPGVPDRLSMHRMPDSTGSKS
- a CDS encoding glycosyltransferase — protein: MSRIAIVGPVHPLRGGIAQHTTGILREARSRNHDVRVLSYRRQYPDILFPGRTQLDPGAAPPETSHGVSSPIDSLAPWTWYRAAAEAAAFEPDLVLLQRWHPFFAPPLAVIARRLRGRARVAWMVHNARPHEDGVPWGPLLRFGLHDGDLCLVHAEAEAEALRALGVRAGVRRVPMPTPSEVSRVDASEARARLGFSQGEIVFLFFGHVRRYKGVEVLLEALARLPADGPPWRAVLAGEWYVDRGPSDALISKAGLGDRVRIDDRFVAAAEVDEYFGAATIAVLPYVSGTQSAVVPLAYAYGRPVVTTRVGGLAEAVVEGETGRLVAPGDVDALAAALEDVRNGQCFSAEAIGRAHGAASFSGLVDELEAIVHAPVFP